Proteins from one Limanda limanda chromosome 4, fLimLim1.1, whole genome shotgun sequence genomic window:
- the lmod1b gene encoding leiomodin-1 produces MSRRKVRGLTRTGRQVSEDPDLDNLLSTLSPEEMEELEKDMLKVPDLNPEDGKMMDQGESQPAQPPMSNNVGDSKLNSRRESDTKGRLSQRELSFEGESKKESRKQEYLRKMGLSQEGNDDINVGLRRQASISSERETRVDDRNSKDPESSKEERSRLSSRYRKQESNDRDVKEENSDKEKCEDSRIRDRRENRESTGNKTKDMISKLQERKEEGREKERKEDCRRRDDSKTKDIISKLREKSEKDAGKEKDRKSEGIRTQGLVSKMLEKQSKVEDNQESKSEEKKSKAEEKKAEDNTKPDVKPQRQQTETDEVQVKHDKAEKRTDREELVNHSDHVKEKEKTAVEEKDSDRGKVKKATETDNCVAKNSPNSKAKVEEEEDEESSMFDELMEQVRSDDPSLNELIVNNSEVIKTKTLIEFAGALHDNTCVKTFALANCRADDHVAYAIAGTIRNNKTITSINVDSNHLTGKGILSLIQALQHNSTLTELRFQNQRHICGGKTEMEMTKILKDNTTLLKLGYHFELAGPRMTTTNILSRNMDRQRQRRLQEQKQAQANGEKKGTLEVPKTGGGGSLRSSPRASPKPSPLPSPMPSPKLTPRRRVGGSAPPPPPPPPGGGPPPPPPPMMDGDALRNSLSPRGGKNSRDQLLASIRGNNVKGLKKVPVPKWLQ; encoded by the exons ATGTCCAGGAGAAAGGTGAGAGGCCTGACCCGGACAGGCCGCCAGGTCAGCGAGGACCCTGACCTGGACAACCTGCTGTCCACCCTGTCcccagaggagatggaggagctggagaaggacaTGTTGAAAGTGCCTGACCTCAACCCGGAGGACGGGAAGATGATGGACCAAGGGGAGAGCCAGCCTGCGCAGCCACCTATGAGCAACAACGTTGGAGACTCTAAACTGAATAGCAGACGGGAGAGTGACACTAAAGGGAGGCTCAGTCAGAGGGAGCTGTCATTTGAG GGGGAGTCGAAGAAGGAGAGCCGGAAGCAAGAATACCTGAGGAAGATGGGCCTGAGCCAGGAAGGCAACGATGACATCAATGTTGGACTAAGAAGACAAGCTAGCATCTCGAGCGAAAGGGAAACCAGGGTGGACGACAGAAACAGCAAAGATCCTGAAAGTTCAAAAGAAGAGCGCAGTCGGCTCTCGAGTAGATACAGGAAGCAGGAGAGCAACGACAGGGACGTGAAAGAGGAGAATAGTGacaaagagaaatgtgaagACAGTAGAataagagacagaagagaaaacagagagagtaCAGGCAACAAAACAAAGGATATGATCTCCAAGTTacaggaaaggaaggaagaaggtagagagaaggaaaggaaagaagactGCAGGAGACGAGATGACAGCAAAACCAAAGACATCATCTCAAAGCTAcgagaaaaaagtgaaaaggatgcaggaaaagaaaaggatcGAAAATCTGAGGGGATCAGGACACAAGGTCTTGTCTCTAAAATGTTGGAGAAACAGAGCAAGGTAGAGGACAACCAGGAGAGCAAATCAGAAGAGAAGAAGTCgaaagcagaggagaagaaagctgAAGATAATACCAAACCTGATGTGAAACCCCAGCGACAGCAGACTGAGACGGACGAGGTGCAGGTGAAACACGACAAGGCAGAAAAAAGGacagatagagaggagctggtaAACCACAGCGACCAtgtgaaagagaaggagaagacagCAGTAGAGGAAAAAGATTCTGATAgaggaaaagttaaaaaagctACAGAAACGGATAATTGTGTTGCCAAAAACAGCCCAAACAGCAAGGCcaaggtggaagaggaggaggacgaagagtcGAGCATGTTCGATGAGCTAATGGAGCAGGTTCGAAGCGATGACCCCTCCCTCAATGAGCTCATCGTCAACAACTCAGAGGTTATCAAGACCAAAACACTCATCGAGTTTGCAGGGGCTTTGCACGACAACACTTGCGTGAAAACATTTGCTTTGGCCAACTGCCGCGCGGACGACCATGTGGCTTACGCCATCGCTGGCACAATACGCAACAACAAGACCATCACCAGCATCAACGTTGACTCCAATCATCTCACCGGCAAGGGCATCCTGTCCCTGATCCAGGCGCTGCAACACAACTCCACTCTGACCGAGCTCCGCTTCCAAAACCAGCGTCACATCTGCGGCGGGAAGACCGAGATGGAGATGACCAAGATTCTGAAAGACAACACCACGCTGCTCAAACTGGGGTACCACTTCGAGTTAGCCGGGCCCAGGATGACCACGACGAACATATTGAGTCGCAACATGGACCGACAGAGACAGCGGCGGCTGCAGGAGCAGAAGCAGGCCCAGGCCAACGGGGAGAAGAAGGGGACACTGGAGGTGCCCAAGACTGGAGGTGGAGGATCTCTAAGAAGCTCACCCAGAGCCTCCCCCAAACCTTCTCCCTTACCCTCACCCATGCCCTCACCAAAGCTGACACCAAGGAGACGAGTTGGAGGTTCggctccaccaccacccccacctccccccgGGGGTggacctccacctcctcctcctcctatgaTGGATGGAGACGCCCTGAGGAACTCTCTGTCTCCACGCGGCGGTAAGAACTCAAGGGACCAACTGCTCGCCTCGATCAGAGGGAACAACGTCAAAGGACTCAAGAAG GTGCCGGTGCCAAAGTGGTTGCAGTAA